Proteins from a genomic interval of Bradysia coprophila strain Holo2 chromosome X, BU_Bcop_v1, whole genome shotgun sequence:
- the LOC119085669 gene encoding uncharacterized protein LOC119085669, producing MTLSTEPAFNKSFTVQINGLQTDIVFHQFINKMLLIITQYEKINNIFVARNEQTFNGLVQNKSVDIQHKFGMDTDDIQSALMYLIPRVPALRDSEMDLVVNIGLKEVNKNVLVTLEKVLNELL from the coding sequence ATGACTCTTTCTACTGAACCAGCGTTCAACAAATCATTTACCGTTCAAATCAATGGACTTCAAACCGATATCGTGTTCCACCagtttatcaacaaaatgctGCTAATCATCACCCAGTACGAAAagataaacaacattttcgttGCACGTAACGAGCAAACATTCAATGGTCTGGTTCAAAACAAATCGGTCGATATTCAGCACAAATTTGGAATGGACACAGATGACATACAAAGTGCACTGATGTATCTGATACCGAGGGTACCGGCGCTGAGAGATTCAGAGATGGATTTGGTGGTGAATATTGGACTGAAGGAAGTCAACAAAAATGTACTGGTAACGCTGGAAAAGGTGCTAAATGAACTGCTATGA
- the LOC119084642 gene encoding SAGA-associated factor 11 homolog, with protein sequence MSQEHEAEELEEMEEEDLTIHTEFEDEEELITQFNELMTDPDNLETAANYLYESLLDEAILGSVFEVHNLIKTGLLKALEGEPEDPAQFLLVNAPDVDVFGSSKSAKINMDCTCPKCEKLVATARFAPHLEKCMGMGRNSSRIASHRIASREGGNYFGTAQSDDEDDADWSGEKRKKKIQQIRTNGTKKNGKSS encoded by the exons ATGAGCCAGGAGCATGAAGCAGAGGAACTGGAAGAAATGGAAGAGGAGGACTTAACCATTCATACTGAATTCGAGGACGAAGAGGAATTAATAACTCAATTCAATGAGCTTATGACAGACCCCGATAATTTGGAAACAGCTGCCAATTATTTGTACGAATCGCTTTTGGACGAAGCGATACTCGGTTCAGTGTTTGAGGTGCACAATTTGATCAAAACCGGTTTACTGAAAGCATTAGAAGGTGAACCGGAGGACCCGGCTCAATTCTTATTGGTAAATGCACCTGACGTCGATGTGTTTGGATCCAGTAAATCAGCCAAAATTAACATGGACTGCACATGTCCCAAGTGCGAAAAACTTGTAGCCACAGCAAGATTTGCACCCCATTTGGAAAAGTGCATGG GCATGGGACGAAATTCATCTCGAATCGCTAGTCATCGGATTGCATCACGCGAAGGTGGCAATTATTTCGGTACAGCCCAAAGTGACGACGAAGACGATGCAGATTGGTCCGGCGAGaagcgaaagaaaaaaatccagcAAATTCGAACGAATGGAACCAAAAAGAATGGTAAATCGTCATGA